Proteins from a single region of uncultured Sunxiuqinia sp.:
- a CDS encoding DUF58 domain-containing protein — MNNLFDIQQFQQFDNMELIAREVVEGFITGLHRSPFHGFSVEFAEHRQYNQGESTKHIDWKLFARSDRLYVKQYEEETNLRCQVVIDTSSSMLFPFEKGKNKLFNKLAFSAYSAAALMYLVRKQRDSIGLTLFSDHIEFHSENRLSSVHAELLYGKLAGLLTSGKDDLQKTTNTVDALHQIAEQVHKRSLIIIFSDMMGDGKEDELFSALQHLRYNKHEVILFHVTDRKQERQFDFQNRPYRFIDLETGQQLKFSPHELKENYKKAVDKYFEDLKVKCGQYHIDLVEADINEDFKQVLHSFLRKRKKLF; from the coding sequence ATGAACAATCTTTTTGACATCCAGCAGTTTCAGCAGTTTGATAATATGGAATTGATTGCCCGGGAGGTAGTTGAGGGATTCATCACCGGCCTTCATCGAAGCCCTTTTCATGGCTTTTCAGTCGAGTTTGCTGAGCACCGGCAATATAATCAGGGTGAATCAACCAAGCATATTGATTGGAAATTGTTTGCCCGCTCTGATCGTTTATATGTCAAACAGTACGAAGAGGAAACCAACCTGCGTTGTCAGGTCGTCATCGATACGTCATCGTCCATGCTATTCCCTTTTGAAAAGGGGAAGAACAAGCTGTTTAATAAGCTGGCTTTTTCGGCCTATAGCGCGGCGGCATTAATGTATCTGGTCCGTAAGCAGCGCGACTCCATTGGTCTGACTTTGTTTTCCGATCATATTGAATTTCATTCGGAGAACCGCCTTTCATCAGTTCATGCCGAATTATTGTATGGTAAATTAGCCGGTTTATTGACGAGCGGGAAAGACGATCTGCAAAAAACGACCAATACTGTCGATGCTTTACATCAAATTGCTGAGCAGGTTCACAAGCGTTCGCTAATCATTATTTTCAGCGATATGATGGGCGATGGCAAAGAAGATGAACTATTCTCGGCCTTGCAGCATTTGCGTTACAACAAGCATGAAGTCATCCTTTTTCATGTTACCGACCGCAAGCAGGAACGGCAGTTTGATTTTCAGAATCGTCCCTATCGGTTTATTGATTTAGAAACCGGTCAGCAATTGAAATTCTCGCCTCACGAACTAAAAGAAAACTACAAAAAGGCCGTTGATAAGTATTTTGAAGACCTGAAGGTGAAATGTGGGCAGTATCATATTGATTTGGTTGAAGCCGATATCAATGAAGATTTTAAACAGGTACTGCATAGTTTCCTTCGCAAGCGAAAAAAATTATTCTAA
- a CDS encoding OmpA family protein, with product MMKKRFSPNILVFFLFFFLCYSQAGAQKVTIRLADKAFDEFAFIEAIELYEYAYEKDPENNYVVQKLADANRQVGNTEDVEKWLKLLIDRRAEEPEDLFAYSQALKSNGKYLQAEQWLKEYSELRPEDGRVNIQTSLLEYIQFLHRDSNKYEIRPISLNSEGSEMGVAFYNDRVVFSSTKSRNGIVERKYKWNDLPYLNLYIGDRAPNGDILNVEDFAPKLRTTYHDGPVSFDTKSNRVYITQNNVGKRGVSKSEEGEVNLKISFGGKETGKWESRGEFSYNSDEYSTGHPSIDVTGKVLYFASNMPGGYGGSDIYFSVFNRGFWSEPFNLGPKVNTSGNEFFPFISDDGVLYFSSNGHGGLGALDVYFSIPESGVFSTVENMGYPVNSPKDDFSFTLDSTGTAGYFASNRKGGRGSDDIYYVKLTYIPVIIRGVAKDRETGDILPDTKISIVNEFADTIFTSLTQVDGRFEFEVNKGTDYIINGQKEFYFPNDEVVETRKLRQNDETFVELFLDMEPFDNDGAPEPLMMESEGGEALQVIDLEYISFALGTWGIDPAAERTIDKLIEYLLKYPETEVRIESHTDSQGDDQENLLLSKRRAKAAFDYIVSKGIDPSRIGYKGYGETRLLNRCDDGVECSEAEHAINRRTIVKVVKKGEYRGKRSKRDIFYF from the coding sequence ATGATGAAGAAACGGTTTAGCCCGAACATATTAGTTTTCTTCCTGTTTTTTTTCTTATGCTACTCGCAGGCAGGTGCTCAAAAAGTGACCATTCGTTTGGCCGATAAAGCCTTTGATGAATTCGCATTTATTGAAGCTATCGAGCTATATGAGTACGCGTATGAGAAAGATCCTGAAAACAACTATGTTGTTCAAAAGCTTGCCGATGCCAACCGTCAGGTAGGAAATACCGAGGATGTCGAAAAGTGGCTTAAACTTCTGATTGATCGTCGGGCTGAAGAACCGGAAGACTTATTTGCGTATTCGCAGGCATTGAAAAGTAACGGTAAATATTTGCAGGCCGAGCAATGGCTGAAAGAATACTCTGAACTGCGTCCGGAAGATGGGCGGGTAAACATTCAAACCTCGCTGCTCGAATATATTCAGTTTTTACACCGCGATTCCAACAAATACGAAATTCGTCCGATCTCCCTTAACTCTGAAGGATCGGAAATGGGAGTTGCCTTTTATAACGATCGGGTTGTGTTCTCTTCAACTAAATCACGAAATGGTATTGTCGAACGCAAATACAAGTGGAATGATTTACCCTACCTAAACTTGTATATTGGCGATCGGGCTCCCAATGGCGATATCCTGAATGTTGAGGATTTTGCTCCCAAACTACGAACAACTTATCATGACGGGCCTGTTTCCTTCGACACGAAAAGTAACCGGGTTTACATTACCCAAAATAATGTAGGTAAACGCGGGGTTTCGAAGAGCGAAGAAGGTGAAGTGAACCTGAAGATTTCGTTTGGAGGTAAAGAAACAGGCAAGTGGGAATCCCGAGGAGAGTTTTCATATAACAGCGACGAATATTCTACCGGACATCCGTCGATTGATGTAACAGGCAAAGTGCTTTATTTTGCATCCAACATGCCGGGGGGATATGGAGGGTCGGATATTTACTTTTCGGTGTTCAATCGTGGATTTTGGAGCGAGCCGTTCAATTTGGGACCAAAAGTAAACACTTCGGGCAATGAGTTTTTTCCTTTTATCAGCGATGACGGTGTGCTTTATTTCTCTTCGAATGGCCATGGTGGACTGGGTGCCTTGGATGTCTATTTTTCGATACCTGAAAGCGGCGTGTTTAGTACAGTCGAAAATATGGGGTATCCGGTAAATAGTCCGAAAGACGACTTTAGTTTTACACTGGACAGTACGGGTACTGCCGGTTATTTCGCATCCAATAGAAAGGGAGGTCGCGGAAGTGATGATATTTATTACGTCAAGTTGACTTACATCCCGGTTATTATTCGTGGGGTAGCTAAGGATCGCGAAACCGGGGATATTCTTCCTGACACTAAAATTAGTATTGTGAATGAATTTGCTGATACTATCTTTACAAGCCTTACACAGGTTGATGGCCGATTTGAGTTTGAAGTAAATAAAGGCACAGACTACATTATCAATGGGCAGAAAGAGTTTTATTTTCCGAACGATGAGGTGGTTGAAACCCGAAAATTACGGCAGAATGATGAGACCTTTGTTGAGCTCTTCTTGGACATGGAGCCTTTTGATAATGATGGAGCTCCCGAACCATTGATGATGGAAAGTGAAGGAGGTGAAGCGCTTCAGGTGATTGATTTGGAATACATCAGTTTTGCTCTCGGCACCTGGGGTATTGATCCGGCTGCCGAAAGAACAATCGATAAATTGATTGAGTATCTGCTAAAATACCCGGAGACCGAAGTCAGGATTGAGTCCCATACCGATTCACAGGGAGATGATCAGGAAAACCTATTGCTTTCAAAACGAAGGGCGAAAGCGGCTTTTGATTATATCGTTTCCAAAGGAATTGATCCCTCGCGCATTGGGTATAAGGGGTATGGCGAGACCCGATTGCTGAATCGATGCGACGATGGAGTCGAATGCTCAGAAGCGGAGCATGCCATCAATCGCCGGACAATTGTTAAGGTGGTTAAAAAAGGTGAGTACCGTGGTAAACGATCTAAACGAGACATCTTCTACTTCTAA
- a CDS encoding type IX secretion system membrane protein PorP/SprF: protein MKKIFIYIILLLIVSFFQTKKGRAQQDPMYTQYMNNILSINPAYAGSGDVLSIMVVSRNQWVDFEGAPVTQSFVVHSPITKFHMGLGFSLLRDQLGPISQTGAYFDYSYSIDFDRGRYLSFGLKGGVNFYEAGLSELKTVDNNDPIFSSDINQNLLPNAGIGIYYNSDRFVAGLSVPKLIQNKINKYNFSSEYLSKEQIHLFFLTGYVFDINRILKFKPYFLTKYVQNAPVSFDVTTQFLFYDRLWLGAMYRVGDAFGGMLQLQITNQLRVGYSYDVTTTDIGVYNNGTHEILVRYDFNFGRGKVRSPRYF from the coding sequence ATGAAGAAGATTTTTATTTATATCATTTTATTGTTGATTGTGTCTTTTTTTCAGACGAAAAAAGGACGTGCACAGCAAGACCCGATGTATACGCAATACATGAATAACATCCTTTCGATAAATCCGGCCTATGCTGGTTCCGGCGATGTGCTGAGCATAATGGTTGTGTCTCGTAATCAGTGGGTTGATTTTGAAGGTGCACCGGTGACCCAATCATTTGTGGTGCACTCTCCAATTACAAAATTTCATATGGGATTGGGCTTTTCGTTATTGAGAGATCAGTTAGGTCCTATTTCTCAAACCGGTGCCTATTTCGATTATTCATACAGCATTGATTTCGACCGCGGAAGATATTTGTCGTTTGGTTTGAAAGGTGGCGTTAATTTTTATGAGGCAGGCCTTTCCGAATTAAAAACGGTTGACAACAATGACCCGATTTTTTCAAGCGATATCAATCAAAATCTTTTACCCAATGCAGGAATTGGAATTTACTATAATTCTGATCGTTTTGTCGCAGGTCTGTCAGTTCCAAAGCTTATTCAAAACAAAATAAACAAGTATAATTTTTCTTCTGAATATTTAAGTAAAGAACAAATTCACTTATTCTTTCTGACAGGATACGTGTTTGATATCAACAGAATTCTTAAATTTAAGCCTTATTTTTTAACAAAATATGTGCAAAATGCACCTGTCTCTTTTGATGTAACCACTCAGTTTTTATTTTACGATAGACTGTGGTTGGGGGCAATGTACCGGGTAGGAGATGCTTTTGGGGGAATGTTGCAGCTACAGATAACAAACCAGTTGAGAGTTGGATATTCTTATGATGTAACAACGACTGATATAGGTGTTTACAATAACGGAACGCATGAGATACTAGTACGTTATGACTTTAACTTTGGACGTGGAAAGGTCAGATCGCCACGTTATTTCTAA
- a CDS encoding gliding motility-associated C-terminal domain-containing protein, whose product MKKGIWILVLSLFCLITGVIKSLGQATYLTSQEISLEVDQVDGNEYLWGVYMDQRASIPANQDSYVFKLPQNSNKTQLVFTDAGTYYVIVFETNPSGCSTGRAIELNILQANLGFSIANSTTTQCYKETDNSITVDVSFDDGSGNSWNEDRFPAEVAYAVNGVQQPIQTVEYSSQQLRISEDLFSAGPNTNTTVTITLLEITDALGIIAEAETGKNMQTTTIQSAPSIDFDTDPIQTIEGTIASYSVTGSAAYTYHWSIQKPGGTILELSSETTATEEIDWNQPGIHVLSVEARNTAGCQSETLSKTITVISNDNLPVAYIEADTVLAGSCLPIQIDASDSYGQQPIQYQWEPTTYLDNAQSSTPEFAAGQSTNYVLTVTDSNGFSAKDTVFVQVASSPEVVMDRQVFVNSSTDVIMLDASSSLGEDLSFNWWTEGDELIINGAQSATPQVSGMGTYYLEISDQFGCSVLDSVNVGLLIQVTAFNDTAGVLVNTFADINVLRNDMPQGQLDPESVTIVMPPDHGVAVVSSDSIITYTPDQYYVGQDNFIYAVCDFSNQCDEATVLVMITDDELFVPNAFSPNGDGINDYFEIKGIGQYEQVSMKIFNRWGNLVYQSANYGMGISRDGFWDGTANKGIRTGSGQVPAGTYYYILDLGVGNEKINGYIYVER is encoded by the coding sequence ATGAAAAAAGGGATCTGGATATTAGTTCTTTCTCTTTTCTGTCTAATTACGGGGGTAATTAAATCACTTGGTCAAGCGACTTATTTAACGAGTCAAGAAATTTCTTTAGAAGTTGACCAAGTGGATGGGAATGAATATTTGTGGGGTGTTTATATGGATCAACGTGCATCCATCCCAGCAAATCAGGATAGCTATGTTTTTAAATTACCTCAAAATTCAAACAAAACTCAATTAGTGTTTACTGATGCAGGGACTTACTATGTGATTGTATTCGAAACAAATCCCTCTGGTTGCTCAACAGGCCGAGCTATTGAGTTGAATATATTACAAGCGAATCTCGGCTTCTCAATCGCGAATTCAACCACAACTCAGTGTTACAAGGAAACCGACAATTCGATTACTGTAGATGTTTCTTTTGATGATGGGAGCGGAAATTCATGGAATGAGGATCGTTTCCCGGCTGAAGTTGCTTATGCTGTAAATGGTGTTCAGCAGCCCATCCAAACTGTTGAATATTCGAGCCAGCAATTGCGGATTAGCGAAGATTTATTTTCGGCGGGTCCGAATACAAATACGACAGTTACAATTACCTTATTAGAAATTACCGATGCTTTGGGGATTATTGCAGAGGCCGAAACCGGAAAAAATATGCAGACAACAACGATTCAGTCTGCGCCAAGCATCGATTTTGATACCGATCCGATTCAAACGATTGAAGGAACAATTGCGTCCTATTCCGTAACCGGATCAGCTGCTTATACTTACCATTGGTCGATACAAAAACCAGGTGGTACAATTCTGGAGTTAAGCTCCGAAACAACTGCGACTGAAGAAATTGACTGGAACCAACCAGGTATTCATGTTTTAAGTGTTGAAGCGAGGAATACAGCGGGCTGTCAGTCCGAAACTTTGTCAAAAACAATCACTGTTATTTCCAACGACAATTTACCGGTTGCCTATATTGAGGCCGATACCGTTTTAGCTGGAAGTTGTTTGCCGATTCAGATAGATGCAAGCGATAGCTATGGCCAGCAACCGATTCAATATCAATGGGAGCCAACTACTTATTTAGATAATGCCCAAAGTTCCACTCCTGAATTTGCAGCAGGGCAGTCGACAAATTATGTGTTGACAGTTACTGATTCGAATGGTTTTTCAGCTAAAGACACCGTTTTTGTGCAAGTGGCAAGTTCGCCTGAAGTCGTTATGGACAGGCAGGTATTTGTAAATAGCTCTACCGATGTGATTATGCTTGATGCTTCATCCAGTCTAGGCGAGGATTTATCCTTTAACTGGTGGACCGAAGGCGATGAGCTGATTATTAATGGAGCTCAATCTGCCACTCCACAAGTATCGGGAATGGGGACTTATTATTTGGAAATCTCTGATCAGTTTGGTTGTTCCGTTTTAGATTCTGTGAATGTCGGATTGCTCATTCAGGTGACTGCGTTTAATGATACTGCGGGTGTACTGGTGAATACTTTTGCTGATATTAATGTCTTACGAAATGATATGCCTCAAGGGCAACTCGACCCTGAGTCGGTGACCATTGTAATGCCTCCTGATCATGGTGTTGCTGTTGTTTCGTCCGATTCAATAATCACTTATACGCCCGATCAATACTATGTGGGGCAGGATAATTTCATTTATGCAGTCTGCGATTTTTCGAATCAATGCGATGAAGCCACCGTATTGGTCATGATAACCGATGATGAATTGTTTGTACCGAACGCATTTTCTCCCAATGGAGACGGTATCAACGATTATTTCGAGATCAAAGGAATTGGTCAGTACGAACAGGTGAGTATGAAAATATTTAATCGGTGGGGAAATCTGGTTTATCAGTCTGCAAACTATGGAATGGGAATTAGTCGCGATGGCTTTTGGGATGGTACTGCCAATAAAGGGATACGAACCGGAAGTGGACAGGTACCGGCAGGAACCTATTACTACATCCTTGATTTGGGAGTAGGGAATGAAAAAATTAATGGATACATCTATGTGGAACGGTAG